Part of the Kiritimatiellia bacterium genome is shown below.
ATCTTGCGGCATTGTACATAGATCACGTCAACGGACCGTTGACAACCAATCAGGATGCTTTCTGTTATTTTACGGTTGCAACATGGCGGGATGCGGCCGGGTTGGATGATGGTTTTTGGCGGGTAACGGCGGAAGGCAGCAACACTTACGGTTATGCGCAGGCCGGCGATGAAATCGGTTCCTGGATTTTTGAGGATATACGGAAGGGATTCAGCGCGTTGAAGAACACACTTGCCCCGATCAGTAATGTGCAATACAGGAAGAAAAGCGTTTCAACGAGCGAGCAAGGAGGCTGGGGATATATTGTAGACAACACTCGGTTGTTATCTATAACGATGTGGGGAGCGGCGGAGTGGAGTAGTTCCGGTTATGTGGCGATTTCTGCAAGGGCATCGGCGAACGCCGGCGGCGATGGCTCACAAAACTATGCCGCCGCACAAGCTTACCGGGATTCATGGAAGGTAACGGTTGGACCATTTTCAGAAGATAGTCCCGCCCGACAATTAGACGTATATTTTGGAGATCAGGGTAATACATATTTTGTGGATGTGGACGAATTGGGATTAGAAGCGGGGAAAATCGTAAAGATTGGTGAAATACCAGCGTTTGAAGAAACGTCTTTAGAGCTTGACTGGTTTCCCGAATCAGAAGAATGCCCATGGGCGTTAATTGGCTCGCCGTTTGCGCCATTTCCTCAGCCGCCGCCTAATTATGATTATCCAGAATTGGGTTATCGTGGCGGATTATCCTATTTAACCAAGTGGGTTTTCACATATAATTAAAGGAGAGATGCCAGAGGTAAGGCGGGGGGGGGCAGCATAGTTTTTTCCACGAACGCAGTCCGGATCGTCGTCCAATTATTCCGGAAAAATCTTTGACAATGTTGGCTGGACGCGCGGGACGAAGCTGGTTGTGACAAACTGGAGCGCGTATCTCTGGATAATGCAGAATCGTCTTGATTTCAAATCTTCAGAGACAAACACGCACAGTTATGGGAGCGGGTGGGTGATGATCACGAATGTGCTGGTGGGAAGCCTTGGGGATTATGGACCGATGAGCAACGTGGTTGACATAGGCCCCGTCATACCGACCAATTATTTTGGGGAAAATATGAGCGATTCCGGGACTTACCAGGTGGATATTACTTTCAGCGCTTCAACCAAGACGGTCTGGGGTTATAGCCATCGGTGGCGAGAACCAAGATCCGGCCGATCCTCCAGACGCAGGTCGCGGGACATTCGCAATAGCAATCAATCTTTATATGCACGGCTACGATATCCACATGTTTAACGAGGATGGACTCTATGGAGTTATTCACACCGAAGTATCCAATGCTATCGCCCGCTGTCGTCGGAGGCAATGCCGGGCATCAATATTGACCGCCGCGGCTTTTACGTTGAACCCTTACCCGAGTGCGCCAATCATACGCGTTTTCTTGAAGCGTGCGAAGGCGATCTCGCAACAGCCGTGAAATAAATGCAAATATTTTGTTTTTAGGGTTGACAAGAGCGCGGGAATAATTATTTTTCTCTTCATTTGGAAGGGTGGGGAAATACGTTGAAAACGACAATACCAAAAGAGAACGAAGTCGCAAGATCGTGGTACGTGGTGAACGCCGCCGACAAGGTGCTGGGCCGGCTGGCGGTAAAAATCGCCGGCATGGTCAGCGGCAAGGACAAGGTCAATTACACGCCCCATGTTGATCTGGGCGATTTTATTGTCGTGATTAACGCTGCCCGGGTGAAACTGACCGGCAAAAAAGAGGAACAGAAAATGTATCCGGACTATTCCGGGTTCCGCGGCGGCTACCGCGAAAGGAAAGCCGCCACGATCCGGGCGATCAAGCCGGAACGTCTCATCAGCGATGCGGTGCGCCGCATGCTCCCCAAAAACCGCCTGATGCGCAGAGCTTTTAAAAGAGTTTTTATTTATGCCGGCGAGGAACACCCTCATCAGGCGCAAAAACCAAAAATGCTGGAGATTTGAAATGCCGGATGAAAATAATAACGTGAACAATGCCGCCGCGTCTGTCGTCGGCGCGACTGGCCGCAGAAAAGTTGCCATGGCCGCGGTCCGCTTGACCGGCGGCAGCGGCCGGATCACGGTCAACGGCCGGGATTTCAAGGAATATTTTCCTCTGCAAAGTTTGCGCAATTTTATTCTCCAGCCCCTGCAGTTGACCAACATGAGCGAACGTTTTGACGTTGCCGCCCGCGTCAGGGGAGGCGGCATTGTGGGCCAGGCCGGCGCGCTCCGGCACGGACTGGCAAGGGCATTGCTGATGGTTGACGCCTCTTTGCGGACGGTCCTCAAAAACAGCGGTTTTTTAACGAGGGATTCGCGTCTTAAGGAGCGCAAAAAACCGGGACGGCCTGGCGCAAGGAAACGTTTCCAGTTCTCCAAGCGCTGATTTGTTTGATGCAAAAAAAGACAAGGCATAAATGGGTTCCCGGCGGCATAACTTCCCCGCAAGGCTTTTCCGCCTCCGGCGTGCGGGCCGGCATCAAGCCGCATTCTCCGCCT
Proteins encoded:
- the rpsI gene encoding 30S ribosomal protein S9; protein product: MPDENNNVNNAAASVVGATGRRKVAMAAVRLTGGSGRITVNGRDFKEYFPLQSLRNFILQPLQLTNMSERFDVAARVRGGGIVGQAGALRHGLARALLMVDASLRTVLKNSGFLTRDSRLKERKKPGRPGARKRFQFSKR
- the rplM gene encoding 50S ribosomal protein L13, which encodes MKTTIPKENEVARSWYVVNAADKVLGRLAVKIAGMVSGKDKVNYTPHVDLGDFIVVINAARVKLTGKKEEQKMYPDYSGFRGGYRERKAATIRAIKPERLISDAVRRMLPKNRLMRRAFKRVFIYAGEEHPHQAQKPKMLEI